A DNA window from Novosphingobium sp. RL4 contains the following coding sequences:
- a CDS encoding error-prone DNA polymerase yields the protein MSADTPPYVEFATTTAYSFLRGASTPGEMALWAMALGHPGIGIADRNTVSGVARALAALRKFAEKAEAEGETLPDFRLMVGARLVFADDTPEILAYPTTRYGWGRLTRLLTTGNLRTTKGNCVLHLDDLLAFLEDMQLIVATPASDDLLRRLWDAAPGKVWLGATMLRQGRDARRLMALREQAAMTGVPLIAINDAQYDKPENRPLHDVMTAIREKTTVQAAGRRLAANAERHLKPAAEMARLFAAAPEAIAATQDFMNGIAFKLDDLRYQYPHEPVPYGYTAQGWLTELVWSRASDLYPQGTPDKLTGLLAGELEIIGKQQYAAYFLTVHDIVQWAQGQGILCQGRGSAANSAVCFILGVTAVDPVKHSLLFSRFISTERKEPPDIDVDFEHERREEVMQYIYKRYGRDRAGIAATVIHYRSRSAARDTGKALGLSEDVTARLASTVWGSYAAKYDRNRCLEAGLDPDNPTIARVNRFTEAILEFPRHLSQHVGGFVLTQDRLDETVPIHNAAMEDRTFIEWDKDDIDTLGLMKVDILALGMLTCIGKAFAMIETHIGRQYQLNSVPGDEEDQRNNPPHVRAVYEMLQRGDSIGVFQVESRAQMNMLPRLKPENFYDLVIQVAIVRPGPIQGDMVHPYLRRRQGIEKVEFPSPAPPHDPRELHEVLGKTLGVPLFQEQAMRLAITAANFSDAEANQLRRAMATFRNLGTIDSLRGKMVGGMIARGYQQDFAERCFRQIEGFGSYGFPESHALAFARLVWVSAYIKHHYPAVFAAALLNSQPMGFYAPAQIVRCAHEHGVEVRPVDANHSEWDCTLERNAKGKLALRLGLRQISGFREDWADGIKAHRPYTNLEDLARRAGLPQRALNLLADADALRSIGLDRREGLWEARRTPTGELPLFAAARARELGEEPPAALPAMPLSEQVAADYQTTRLSLKAHPMSFLRPFFAAEGVLRCTELAQKKGKHVKVAGVVLVRQRPGEGNAIFVTLEDEEGIANVVIWARLFETYRREVMAARLMVVEGIVQVSPEGVVHLMAQRIHDRSAELARLSEVHETDPPLSRADEVVRPQHPRNVRILPRSRDFH from the coding sequence ATGAGTGCGGACACGCCGCCTTATGTCGAATTCGCCACGACGACGGCCTATTCGTTCCTGCGCGGCGCCAGCACACCGGGTGAGATGGCGCTCTGGGCCATGGCCCTCGGCCACCCCGGTATCGGCATCGCCGATCGTAATACCGTGTCCGGCGTCGCCCGCGCCCTCGCCGCGCTGCGCAAGTTCGCGGAAAAAGCCGAGGCGGAGGGCGAGACCCTGCCCGATTTCCGCCTCATGGTAGGCGCAAGGCTGGTCTTTGCCGACGACACGCCAGAAATCCTCGCTTATCCGACCACCCGCTACGGCTGGGGCCGCCTGACTCGCCTGCTCACCACTGGCAACTTGCGCACGACCAAGGGAAACTGCGTACTGCACCTCGACGACCTGCTCGCCTTCCTGGAGGACATGCAACTGATCGTCGCCACGCCCGCCTCAGACGACCTCTTGCGCCGACTCTGGGATGCAGCCCCCGGCAAGGTGTGGCTGGGTGCGACGATGCTGCGGCAAGGCCGCGACGCCCGCCGCTTAATGGCCCTGCGCGAACAGGCCGCCATGACCGGCGTGCCGCTGATCGCCATCAACGACGCGCAATACGACAAGCCAGAGAACCGCCCCCTCCACGACGTCATGACCGCGATCCGCGAGAAAACCACGGTGCAGGCCGCCGGCCGCCGCCTCGCCGCCAATGCCGAACGGCACCTGAAACCCGCTGCCGAAATGGCACGCCTCTTCGCCGCCGCCCCCGAAGCGATCGCCGCCACCCAGGACTTCATGAACGGCATCGCGTTCAAGCTCGACGACTTGCGTTACCAATATCCGCACGAGCCGGTGCCCTATGGCTATACCGCGCAAGGCTGGCTGACCGAACTTGTCTGGAGCCGGGCAAGCGACCTCTATCCGCAAGGCACTCCCGACAAGCTGACCGGGCTGCTCGCCGGGGAACTGGAGATCATCGGGAAGCAGCAGTACGCCGCCTACTTCCTCACCGTCCACGATATCGTCCAATGGGCGCAAGGGCAGGGCATCCTCTGCCAGGGGCGCGGCTCGGCGGCCAATTCCGCTGTCTGCTTCATCCTCGGGGTCACAGCCGTCGATCCCGTGAAACACAGCCTCCTGTTCTCCCGCTTCATCTCCACCGAGCGCAAGGAACCGCCGGATATCGACGTCGATTTCGAGCACGAGCGACGTGAAGAGGTGATGCAGTACATCTACAAGCGCTACGGCCGGGACCGCGCCGGGATCGCCGCCACGGTGATCCACTACCGCTCGCGCAGCGCCGCCCGCGACACCGGCAAGGCGCTGGGCCTGAGCGAGGACGTAACCGCCCGTCTCGCCAGCACTGTCTGGGGCAGCTACGCCGCCAAATACGATCGGAACCGCTGCCTCGAAGCCGGACTTGACCCCGACAACCCGACGATCGCGCGGGTCAATCGCTTCACCGAAGCGATTCTGGAGTTCCCCCGCCACCTTTCCCAGCATGTCGGCGGTTTCGTCCTGACTCAGGACCGGCTCGACGAGACCGTGCCGATCCACAACGCCGCCATGGAAGACCGCACCTTCATAGAATGGGATAAGGACGACATCGACACGCTCGGCCTGATGAAGGTCGATATCCTGGCGCTCGGCATGCTGACCTGCATCGGCAAGGCTTTCGCGATGATCGAGACTCACATCGGCCGCCAGTATCAGCTGAACTCGGTGCCGGGTGACGAGGAAGACCAGAGGAACAACCCACCCCATGTCCGCGCCGTCTACGAGATGCTCCAGCGCGGCGACAGCATCGGCGTCTTCCAGGTCGAGAGCCGCGCCCAGATGAACATGTTGCCCCGGCTGAAACCGGAGAATTTCTACGATCTGGTCATTCAGGTCGCCATCGTTCGGCCCGGCCCGATTCAGGGGGACATGGTCCATCCCTATCTGCGCCGCAGGCAAGGGATCGAGAAGGTGGAATTTCCTTCTCCCGCCCCGCCGCATGACCCCAGGGAACTCCACGAGGTGCTAGGCAAGACACTGGGCGTTCCCCTGTTCCAGGAACAGGCGATGAGGCTGGCCATCACCGCCGCGAACTTCTCCGATGCCGAAGCCAACCAGCTCCGCCGCGCCATGGCGACTTTCCGCAATCTCGGCACCATCGACTCCCTGCGCGGCAAAATGGTCGGCGGGATGATCGCACGCGGATACCAGCAGGACTTCGCCGAGCGCTGCTTCAGGCAGATCGAGGGTTTCGGCAGTTATGGCTTCCCGGAAAGCCATGCCCTCGCCTTCGCGCGGCTGGTGTGGGTCTCGGCCTATATCAAACACCACTACCCGGCCGTTTTCGCCGCAGCCTTGCTCAATTCGCAGCCCATGGGCTTCTACGCCCCGGCCCAGATCGTGCGCTGCGCACATGAGCACGGCGTGGAAGTCCGCCCCGTCGATGCGAACCACAGCGAATGGGATTGCACGCTGGAGCGGAATGCGAAAGGCAAACTCGCGCTGCGGCTGGGCCTGCGCCAGATCAGCGGATTTCGCGAGGATTGGGCCGACGGTATCAAGGCGCACCGCCCTTACACCAACCTCGAAGACCTCGCCCGGCGTGCCGGCCTGCCCCAGCGTGCGCTCAACCTTCTGGCCGATGCCGATGCCTTGCGATCGATCGGTCTGGACCGGCGTGAAGGCCTGTGGGAAGCGCGCCGCACACCTACCGGAGAGTTGCCGCTTTTCGCCGCCGCCCGCGCCCGCGAACTGGGTGAGGAGCCGCCTGCGGCCCTGCCCGCCATGCCGCTTTCCGAACAGGTCGCGGCCGACTACCAGACGACGCGCCTCTCGCTGAAGGCCCATCCGATGAGCTTCCTGCGCCCGTTCTTCGCGGCAGAAGGCGTACTGAGATGCACTGAACTGGCACAGAAGAAGGGCAAGCACGTCAAAGTCGCCGGAGTCGTGCTGGTTCGTCAGCGTCCTGGAGAGGGCAATGCGATCTTCGTCACGCTGGAGGATGAAGAAGGGATCGCCAACGTGGTGATCTGGGCCCGGCTGTTCGAAACCTATCGCCGCGAAGTCATGGCCGCGCGGCTCATGGTAGTGGAGGGTATCGTCCAGGTCAGCCCCGAAGGCGTCGTCCACCTCATGGCCCAGCGCATCCACGATCGCTCCGCGGAACTGGCCCGGCTGTCGGAAGTTCACGAAACCGACCCGCCACTCTCGCGCGCCGATGAGGTGGTGCGCCCGCAGCATCCGCGCAATGTGCGAATCCTGCCGCGATCACGCGACTTTCACTGA
- a CDS encoding MmcB family DNA repair protein has translation MADADSPLAPPLTSFVANDVARGIGRLFARNDIWCLSEMPLRCGRRADLMGIDAKGHVIIVEIKVSRADLLGDGKWTDYLDYCDRFYWGLPPSIDRAPLETEAFLPEQCGVIVADGYDAEILRPAPLRQLAAARRKVETERLARASLRRLVTLGDPQTLKWGNETA, from the coding sequence ATGGCCGACGCTGATTCCCCCCTCGCACCGCCGCTGACTTCGTTCGTTGCCAACGACGTCGCACGCGGAATCGGGCGACTTTTCGCCCGCAACGATATCTGGTGCCTGTCGGAAATGCCGCTGCGCTGCGGGCGCCGGGCGGATCTCATGGGGATCGACGCCAAGGGCCATGTCATCATCGTCGAGATAAAGGTATCCCGCGCCGACCTGCTCGGCGACGGGAAGTGGACCGACTATCTCGACTATTGCGACCGTTTCTACTGGGGCCTGCCGCCCTCGATCGACCGTGCGCCGCTGGAAACCGAGGCTTTTCTGCCGGAGCAATGCGGCGTGATCGTGGCCGACGGTTATGACGCGGAAATCCTGCGCCCTGCCCCGCTGCGCCAGCTTGCCGCCGCCCGTCGCAAGGTGGAGACGGAGAGGCTCGCGCGCGCATCGCTCCGGCGACTCGTCACGCTCGGTGATCCGCAGACGCTCAAATGGGGGAACGAGACGGCGTGA
- a CDS encoding LytR/AlgR family response regulator transcription factor codes for MTIRTILVDDEKLAIQGLQLRLEKYPDVEIIDTCSNGREAIRKIKTEKPDLVFLDIQMPGFDGFSVVKGVMEIEPPLFVFVTAYQEHAVRAFEANAVNYLMKPVDETKLDDTLARVRQRLAEKRSSDEAEKLKTVLAEVAPDAIDHIPEEADPNADRYEKLINIKDRGQIFRIDVDSIEHIEAAGDYMCIRTADNSLILRETMKDLERRLDPRVFQRVHRSTIVNLNQVRQVKPHTNGECFLVLDSGAQVKVSRSYRDVIARFVH; via the coding sequence ATGACCATTCGCACGATCCTCGTCGACGACGAGAAACTCGCCATCCAGGGCCTTCAGCTTCGTCTGGAGAAGTATCCTGATGTCGAGATCATCGACACCTGCTCGAACGGCCGCGAGGCCATCCGCAAGATCAAGACCGAAAAGCCTGACCTCGTCTTCCTCGACATCCAGATGCCCGGTTTCGACGGGTTCTCGGTGGTGAAGGGGGTCATGGAGATCGAACCGCCGCTGTTCGTCTTCGTCACCGCCTATCAGGAACATGCCGTCCGCGCCTTCGAGGCGAACGCGGTGAACTACCTGATGAAGCCGGTGGACGAGACCAAGCTCGACGATACCCTCGCCCGCGTGCGCCAGCGCCTTGCCGAGAAGCGTTCGTCGGACGAGGCGGAAAAGCTCAAGACGGTGCTGGCCGAAGTGGCGCCCGATGCGATCGATCACATCCCCGAGGAAGCCGATCCCAACGCGGACCGCTACGAGAAGCTCATCAACATCAAGGATCGCGGCCAGATCTTCCGCATCGATGTCGATTCGATCGAGCATATCGAAGCGGCCGGCGATTACATGTGCATCCGCACTGCCGACAATTCGCTGATCCTGCGCGAAACGATGAAGGATCTCGAACGCCGCCTGGACCCGCGCGTGTTCCAGCGCGTTCACCGCTCGACCATCGTCAACCTCAACCAGGTTCGCCAGGTCAAGCCGCACACCAACGGCGAATGCTTCCTCGTGCTCGATTCGGGCGCGCAGGTGAAAGTCAGCCGTTCCTACCGCGACGTCATCGCGCGCTTCGTTCACTGA
- a CDS encoding sensor histidine kinase: protein MSVLPIQPIPFFANKDKAFWRLQFVGWGGAMLLRTMSTIANSQPLTSLVLVLIATITGFSISLVLSVVYRTLITRRALVTWGLTALILPFAVGLHAFIDAWVISLYRTDSDASFTQLFLGVFYLDATLLGAWSALYYAINFYLQVEEQNDQMIRLENQATQAQLAMLRYQLNPHFLFNTLNSISTLVLLKQTEPANAMLSRLSSFLRYTLVNKPSARVTVATEVETLELYLDIELMRFEERLRTTFHIDPETETCLLPSLLLQPLVENSIKYAVTPQESGAEITITTQLVGPMLRITVSDTGPGLQSPTTDNRLSGMTYDGGEPVSTGVGLANIRDRLSQAYGEHHRFETIEPIEGGFAVLIELPAERQPTPEDMIEQPRQPVFAAR from the coding sequence ATGAGCGTGCTGCCGATCCAACCGATCCCCTTCTTCGCCAACAAGGACAAGGCCTTCTGGCGTCTCCAGTTCGTCGGGTGGGGTGGCGCCATGCTGCTCCGCACGATGTCCACGATCGCCAATTCCCAGCCTTTGACCTCGCTGGTGCTGGTGCTGATCGCGACGATCACTGGCTTCTCGATCTCGCTGGTGCTGTCGGTGGTCTATCGCACGCTGATAACGCGGCGCGCGCTGGTGACCTGGGGGCTGACCGCGCTGATCCTGCCGTTTGCGGTGGGCCTGCACGCCTTCATCGATGCCTGGGTGATCTCGCTCTACCGAACGGACAGCGATGCGAGCTTCACCCAGTTGTTCCTCGGGGTGTTCTACCTCGACGCGACGCTGCTGGGGGCATGGTCGGCGCTTTACTACGCGATCAATTTCTACCTTCAGGTGGAAGAGCAGAACGACCAGATGATCCGGCTGGAGAACCAGGCAACGCAGGCCCAGCTTGCGATGCTGCGTTACCAGCTCAATCCGCACTTCCTGTTCAACACGCTGAACTCGATTTCCACGCTGGTCCTGCTCAAGCAGACCGAGCCGGCCAATGCCATGCTCAGCCGCCTTTCGTCGTTCCTGCGCTATACTCTGGTGAACAAGCCCTCGGCTCGTGTTACCGTGGCAACCGAGGTGGAGACGCTTGAACTCTACCTCGACATCGAACTCATGCGATTCGAGGAACGGCTGCGCACCACCTTCCATATCGATCCGGAAACCGAAACCTGCCTGCTGCCTTCGCTGCTGCTTCAGCCGTTGGTGGAAAATTCGATCAAATATGCCGTGACTCCGCAGGAATCCGGGGCTGAGATCACCATCACCACGCAACTCGTCGGGCCGATGCTTCGCATCACCGTCTCGGACACCGGGCCGGGCTTGCAAAGTCCGACGACGGACAACAGGTTGTCGGGCATGACTTACGATGGAGGGGAGCCGGTCTCCACCGGCGTTGGCCTGGCGAACATTCGCGACCGCCTTTCGCAAGCCTATGGTGAACACCACCGTTTCGAGACGATCGAACCGATCGAGGGCGGCTTCGCGGTGCTCATCGAACTTCCCGCCGAGCGCCAACCCACCCCGGAAGACATGATCGAGCAGCCGCGGCAGCCTGTTTTCGCCGCGCGATGA
- a CDS encoding DsbA family protein: MGSGTKFAVIAGCVALVGVGGWFGGRPAIEKIVHDYILEHPEILPQAMENLQRKQASQQLAGVRQNVETPFPGAVLGNPQGKVTLVEFTDYACGYCRRSLPDVAQLLKKNPDLRIVVRELPIIGPESPAAAKMALAAAEQGKYSQFHDAMFAMGQVDAQSIEAAARQAGLDLERARKVAAGPAVEQELSRNLEIASRLGFSGTPSWVAGERLISGAVGVDQLSDAVSEARGG, translated from the coding sequence ATGGGTAGTGGCACGAAATTCGCAGTGATCGCAGGATGCGTCGCTCTGGTCGGCGTGGGCGGTTGGTTCGGCGGCCGCCCGGCGATCGAGAAGATCGTTCACGACTATATCCTCGAACATCCCGAAATCCTGCCGCAGGCGATGGAGAATCTGCAGCGCAAGCAGGCCAGCCAGCAACTTGCCGGCGTGCGCCAGAACGTGGAGACGCCGTTCCCCGGCGCGGTGCTGGGCAATCCGCAAGGCAAGGTGACGCTGGTCGAATTCACGGACTATGCCTGCGGTTACTGCCGCCGCAGCCTGCCCGACGTGGCCCAGCTCCTGAAGAAGAACCCGGACCTGCGCATCGTCGTGCGCGAACTGCCGATCATCGGGCCGGAAAGTCCGGCTGCCGCGAAGATGGCGCTCGCCGCCGCCGAGCAGGGCAAGTATTCGCAGTTCCACGATGCCATGTTCGCCATGGGGCAGGTCGATGCGCAGAGCATCGAGGCCGCCGCCCGGCAGGCCGGACTCGACCTGGAGCGCGCCCGCAAGGTCGCGGCCGGCCCGGCGGTGGAGCAGGAGCTTTCGCGCAACCTCGAAATCGCCAGCCGGCTGGGCTTCAGCGGCACGCCGAGCTGGGTCGCGGGTGAGCGGCTGATTTCCGGCGCGGTCGGCGTGGACCAGCTATCGGATGCGGTGTCCGAAGCACGCGGCGGTTGA
- a CDS encoding M48 family metalloprotease, with protein sequence MPFARIAALVLSSLALLGWSAAPASAQSILRDAETEALLKDMSRPLITAAGLDPGHVDIVLVNDSSVNAFVAGGQAVYVNSGLINQADTAAEVQGVIAHELGHVTGGHAVLNQGAQPATNISILSLLLGAAAAAVGGGEAAMGVIMAGQQAAMGKYLAYSRSQEASADAAGAQYLSTAGISGRGSVEFFKKLQNLEFRYGYRAQDGDEFYSTHPLTGDRIQTLQDVYEKDPAWSKPDDAKLQQRFVRMKAKLFGYLAEPRDVLRVYPETDNSVPAHYARAYAYHRQSQLDRARAETDALLMVDPDDPYFLELKGQVLLESGQAAEALVPLRKATELTGYQPLIATLFGHALIATEDPAHFAEAQSVLKNAVARDRENPFTWYQLGTIYAANGDMPRARLASAEQQSLTGQMDAALMNAQAAETGLPTGSPDWLRAQDIEMQARAELERSRKRR encoded by the coding sequence ATGCCCTTCGCGCGAATTGCCGCACTCGTCCTGAGTTCCCTGGCGCTGCTCGGCTGGTCCGCCGCGCCGGCAAGCGCACAGTCGATCCTGCGCGACGCGGAAACAGAAGCCCTGCTCAAGGACATGTCGCGACCGCTCATCACGGCGGCGGGGCTCGATCCCGGCCATGTCGATATCGTCCTCGTCAACGATTCCTCGGTGAACGCCTTCGTGGCGGGCGGGCAGGCGGTCTACGTCAACAGCGGGCTCATCAACCAGGCCGATACCGCCGCCGAAGTGCAGGGCGTGATCGCGCACGAACTGGGCCATGTCACCGGCGGCCACGCCGTGCTGAACCAGGGCGCGCAGCCGGCCACCAATATCTCGATTCTCTCGCTCCTGCTGGGCGCGGCGGCCGCGGCCGTGGGCGGCGGCGAAGCGGCGATGGGCGTCATCATGGCGGGCCAGCAGGCGGCCATGGGCAAGTACCTCGCCTATAGCCGCTCGCAGGAGGCCTCGGCGGATGCGGCGGGCGCGCAATACCTGTCCACGGCGGGCATCAGCGGGCGCGGTTCGGTGGAATTCTTCAAGAAGCTCCAGAACCTCGAGTTCCGCTACGGCTACCGGGCGCAGGACGGTGACGAGTTCTACTCCACGCACCCCCTCACCGGCGACCGCATCCAGACCTTGCAGGACGTCTACGAAAAGGACCCGGCCTGGTCCAAGCCGGACGATGCCAAGCTGCAACAGCGCTTCGTGCGGATGAAGGCCAAGCTGTTCGGCTATCTGGCCGAGCCGCGCGACGTGCTGCGCGTCTATCCCGAGACGGACAATTCGGTGCCCGCGCATTACGCCCGCGCCTATGCCTATCACCGCCAGTCGCAGCTCGATCGCGCCCGCGCCGAGACCGATGCCTTGCTGATGGTCGATCCCGACGATCCCTATTTCCTGGAACTGAAGGGGCAGGTGCTGCTCGAATCGGGCCAGGCGGCGGAGGCCCTGGTGCCGCTGCGCAAGGCGACCGAACTGACCGGCTACCAGCCGCTGATCGCCACGCTGTTCGGCCACGCCCTGATCGCCACCGAAGACCCGGCCCATTTCGCCGAGGCGCAGTCGGTGCTGAAGAACGCGGTGGCGCGCGACCGGGAGAACCCGTTCACATGGTACCAGCTCGGCACCATCTATGCCGCCAACGGCGATATGCCGCGCGCCCGGCTCGCCAGCGCGGAACAGCAATCGCTGACGGGCCAGATGGATGCCGCGCTGATGAATGCGCAGGCGGCCGAAACCGGCCTGCCTACAGGCTCGCCGGACTGGCTGCGCGCGCAGGATATCGAGATGCAGGCGCGCGCCGAACTGGAACGTTCCAGGAAGCGCCGCTAG